A region of Paenibacillus sp. 37 DNA encodes the following proteins:
- a CDS encoding GNAT family N-acetyltransferase, with protein sequence MAAEISYVSTEEQLEQALGIRHHVFVIEQQVPAEIEIDQFDVISPDVHHVLLSTDGQAVATGRLIYYSKDTAKMQRIAVLKSHRSFGYGRVLLLAMEERARELGLSYSVLDAQCQAQKFYEKLGYEVISEEPFYDADILHVRMRKSL encoded by the coding sequence TTGGCAGCTGAGATTAGTTATGTATCGACAGAAGAACAACTGGAGCAAGCCCTGGGAATTCGCCATCACGTTTTTGTGATCGAGCAACAGGTGCCTGCCGAGATTGAGATTGATCAATTTGATGTCATCAGTCCAGATGTGCATCATGTATTGTTAAGTACGGATGGCCAAGCTGTAGCCACAGGACGTCTGATCTATTACAGCAAGGATACGGCCAAAATGCAGCGAATCGCAGTGCTTAAATCTCATCGTTCATTTGGTTATGGACGTGTGCTTCTGCTCGCGATGGAGGAGCGAGCACGTGAACTCGGCTTATCCTATTCTGTACTGGATGCTCAATGTCAGGCACAGAAATTCTATGAAAAACTGGGTTATGAAGTGATTTCGGAAGAACCTTTTTATGATGCAGATATTCTGCATGTTCGTATGAGAAAGAGCTTGTAA
- a CDS encoding DUF3892 domain-containing protein, with product MDQTTRESFTAVQKNGDGDLTAFQTSAGRVLDYQQALAEVKAGAIAGVNVFKGKDGEMYIRGDADGDPTNNLDQLPHF from the coding sequence ATGGATCAAACGACACGCGAGAGTTTCACAGCAGTACAGAAAAATGGTGACGGTGACCTGACAGCTTTTCAGACTTCAGCAGGACGTGTACTGGATTATCAGCAAGCACTTGCAGAAGTAAAAGCTGGTGCTATTGCCGGTGTGAATGTATTTAAAGGCAAGGATGGCGAAATGTACATTCGCGGCGATGCCGACGGTGATCCAACCAACAACCTGGACCAACTTCCCCATTTCTAA
- a CDS encoding DUF3889 domain-containing protein produces the protein MRMLIVTILTVMLSLTGFTPASATGGAIPDYAKWGIIAVKETQTKYNVDILDYKHIGRTSLTADQSREQFKLWVRAKDGKQFAVYVNVDFNPSTQQLKKVQFSESDRH, from the coding sequence ATGAGAATGCTCATCGTTACAATACTTACGGTTATGCTTAGTTTAACGGGATTCACACCTGCCTCGGCTACGGGTGGAGCCATCCCGGATTATGCGAAGTGGGGAATTATTGCGGTCAAAGAAACACAGACCAAGTATAATGTGGATATTTTGGACTATAAGCATATCGGTCGTACCTCCCTAACAGCGGATCAATCACGGGAACAGTTCAAGCTGTGGGTTCGTGCTAAAGACGGCAAGCAATTCGCAGTCTATGTAAATGTTGATTTTAATCCATCTACACAACAGTTAAAGAAAGTGCAATTTTCGGAATCGGATCGACACTGA